A genomic stretch from uncultured Pseudodesulfovibrio sp. includes:
- a CDS encoding transporter substrate-binding domain-containing protein, producing MALIFSPSAGSAEEKVTFAFFARGWPPFEMVVDGEPRGAAVDLFNALMPNNVDAVVEMMPAPRLVLKNSGKPMFVRLTARKWMGPKFNCLWSVPVVAIRTVLYSSAQKPVEYSGADSLKGLTIGCIKNYVYPEVQSLFDEQKAIRYDVNNETLLLRMVKAGRVDVAVLDDVSAAWMVRGTKGLTAADFYVAKQALAFVELQFAFNLDESWQKQMPTLNDTIRKRQADGTIDGIMARYK from the coding sequence ATGGCTTTGATTTTCTCCCCCAGTGCAGGCAGTGCTGAGGAGAAGGTTACGTTTGCCTTTTTTGCGAGAGGGTGGCCCCCGTTTGAAATGGTGGTTGATGGAGAGCCAAGGGGCGCCGCGGTCGATTTGTTCAATGCGTTAATGCCAAACAATGTCGATGCAGTGGTTGAGATGATGCCCGCTCCGCGATTAGTCTTGAAGAACTCTGGCAAACCCATGTTTGTGCGGCTGACAGCCAGGAAATGGATGGGGCCGAAATTCAACTGTCTGTGGAGTGTTCCTGTTGTGGCGATCCGGACGGTATTGTACTCGTCGGCACAGAAGCCTGTCGAGTATTCTGGAGCGGACAGTCTGAAAGGACTGACAATCGGGTGCATAAAGAATTATGTCTATCCTGAAGTACAGAGTCTTTTTGATGAACAGAAAGCCATACGATACGATGTTAACAATGAGACTCTGCTGCTTCGTATGGTAAAGGCCGGTCGAGTCGATGTCGCTGTGTTAGATGATGTCTCCGCAGCCTGGATGGTGCGGGGTACTAAGGGATTGACTGCTGCTGATTTTTATGTGGCGAAGCAGGCTCTTGCGTTTGTTGAGTTGCAATTTGCTTTCAATCTAGATGAATCGTGGCAAAAACAGATGCCCACGCTCAATGATACTATTCGAAAGCGACAGGCTGATGGTACTATCGACGGGATAATGGCCCGATATAAATAA
- a CDS encoding Hpt domain-containing protein, which translates to MQKEIIDKKFMESMKDKRPFLKRMFTVFISQEPKRIQEIKDALQSQDVEKLRHLAHSLKGGAATIGVDRVRECCLRLENASKAQDMEAAVEHLDSLEKEMRKAYAFMFDYLAEN; encoded by the coding sequence GTGCAGAAAGAAATAATTGATAAAAAGTTCATGGAATCAATGAAAGACAAACGCCCTTTCCTAAAGCGGATGTTTACTGTTTTCATTTCTCAGGAACCAAAACGTATTCAGGAAATCAAGGATGCCCTGCAATCGCAGGATGTTGAGAAATTGCGTCATCTCGCTCATTCTCTCAAGGGAGGAGCGGCAACCATTGGAGTGGACCGCGTCCGAGAGTGTTGTCTGCGACTCGAAAACGCTTCCAAAGCTCAAGATATGGAAGCGGCCGTAGAACATCTCGACTCTCTAGAAAAGGAAATGCGCAAAGCATACGCTTTCATGTTCGACTATCTGGCAGAAAACTAA
- a CDS encoding MATE family efflux transporter — protein MTKNIAGKSTHHPFVDRPNRTLIRLAFPVLFSLVAEPLTGLVDTAFIARLDGSEPVAALGVGTVAFTSLFWAFTFLGVGTQTEVAQAEGRGDRERAIKVVSLACALAASIGVVVMLGAMGFLSPLASLFGAEGLVNDMACQYMFYRLLGAPAVLISLACFGGLRGIQDMRTPFYVAVCINIVNVFLDWVLIFGFGTIPPMGVAGAAIASTVSQWIGAVWCLRAIWKRLGLTWHMRGAGFVKLLKVGGDLFVRTGAVLVFLALCTRVANRFGPDEGAAYQAIRQFFIFSALFLDAFAITGQSLVGFFLGASDRFQARRVARSVCLWSVGTGCVMCIFMIMGEKSVAWLLVPSAAHGVFAPAWIVVALTLPFGSLSFATDGIHWGTGDFRYLRNVMLIASVISGACILAVEALHPPDVLVFIWLATALWALIRAGFGIARIWPGIGDAPLDKDRRIRTLVQVQSCLKKD, from the coding sequence GTGACTAAGAACATTGCAGGAAAAAGTACACATCATCCTTTTGTCGATAGACCCAATCGAACCTTAATTCGACTGGCCTTCCCCGTGTTGTTTTCTTTGGTGGCCGAACCACTGACGGGGCTTGTTGATACGGCGTTTATAGCTCGTTTGGACGGGTCCGAGCCTGTTGCAGCACTCGGAGTCGGAACTGTTGCGTTTACATCCCTTTTTTGGGCTTTTACTTTTCTCGGGGTTGGGACACAGACCGAGGTCGCTCAGGCTGAGGGTCGGGGCGACCGTGAGCGTGCGATAAAGGTGGTGTCTCTGGCTTGTGCTTTGGCGGCGAGCATTGGAGTAGTGGTCATGCTTGGTGCCATGGGATTTCTTTCCCCTCTCGCTTCGTTGTTCGGCGCCGAGGGGTTGGTCAATGATATGGCCTGTCAATATATGTTTTATCGTTTGCTTGGGGCGCCTGCAGTGCTGATTTCCTTGGCCTGCTTCGGAGGACTACGGGGCATCCAAGACATGCGAACACCTTTTTATGTGGCTGTATGTATTAATATAGTTAATGTTTTTCTTGATTGGGTGTTGATATTTGGTTTCGGGACCATTCCGCCCATGGGGGTGGCAGGCGCTGCCATTGCGAGCACGGTAAGTCAGTGGATTGGAGCGGTGTGGTGTTTGCGGGCTATCTGGAAACGGCTCGGTCTGACGTGGCATATGCGCGGGGCTGGTTTCGTCAAACTCCTTAAAGTGGGGGGCGACCTTTTTGTTCGTACCGGCGCGGTCCTTGTCTTTTTGGCCTTGTGTACCCGTGTCGCGAACCGTTTTGGCCCTGATGAGGGTGCGGCTTATCAGGCGATTCGGCAGTTTTTCATTTTTTCGGCTTTGTTCCTGGATGCTTTTGCCATTACCGGCCAGAGTCTCGTGGGGTTCTTTCTTGGCGCATCCGATCGTTTTCAAGCCCGACGGGTGGCTCGTTCTGTCTGTTTGTGGAGCGTGGGGACGGGATGTGTCATGTGTATCTTCATGATTATGGGTGAAAAGAGTGTGGCATGGTTGCTTGTGCCGTCTGCTGCGCACGGAGTCTTTGCTCCTGCTTGGATCGTGGTTGCTTTGACCCTGCCGTTTGGATCGCTTTCATTTGCCACGGATGGTATCCATTGGGGAACTGGTGATTTCAGATATTTACGTAACGTCATGCTGATTGCTTCGGTCATAAGTGGGGCATGTATTCTCGCTGTCGAAGCTCTTCATCCGCCGGACGTTCTTGTATTCATCTGGCTGGCAACGGCGCTCTGGGCGCTCATTCGGGCGGGTTTTGGAATAGCGCGCATATGGCCTGGGATAGGAGATGCTCCTTTGGATAAAGACCGCAGGATAAGAACCTTGGTACAGGTGCAAAGCTGCTTAAAAAAAGATTAG
- the cls gene encoding cardiolipin synthase, protein MESMELTFLLWLLSLFYTAMEITAVVTAVIAIHDTRTPQGAIAWAISLVTFPLVTLPLYWIFGRSKFHGYVDAIRAGQEEFHRLIGDNHDIPSIRDLTERKRPHAPRTVFEKLSGIPYLGGNAIELYTDGNSTFDAIFSDIDQATDYILIQFFIVHDDILGNRLKDLLIRKAQNGVRIYFLYDEIGCRSTPTAYWNSMCDANIEARPFHTTKGRHNRFQLNFRNHRKIVIVDGRIAYVGGHNVGDEYLGRSAMFTGWRDTHVSIVGPGVLGVQVSFAKDWYWATHQLLDLDLSMPEAKGTAEVLALGTGPEDALESCSLMFIRAIEAAQHRFWTASPYFVPDSAVMKALQLAALRGVDVRLMLPEKADHKLVYLAGFACLKELDLPGIRVFRYTEGFLHQKVFLVDDILAGVGTANLDNRSFRLNFEITMLVEDDIFCKRIETMFLDDFTRCVETGPREIDSMNVIKKTLVKFARLLSPVL, encoded by the coding sequence ATGGAATCAATGGAACTCACGTTTCTTCTCTGGCTGCTCAGCCTTTTCTATACTGCCATGGAAATCACGGCGGTAGTCACGGCTGTAATCGCGATCCATGACACTCGCACTCCTCAAGGAGCTATTGCCTGGGCCATTTCATTGGTGACTTTCCCGTTGGTGACCTTACCGCTTTACTGGATTTTTGGTCGATCAAAATTTCATGGATACGTTGATGCCATCCGAGCTGGCCAAGAAGAATTCCACCGTCTTATCGGTGACAATCATGACATCCCGTCCATTCGAGACCTGACCGAAAGGAAACGACCACACGCTCCGCGAACCGTATTTGAAAAGCTCTCGGGGATTCCTTATCTCGGTGGGAACGCCATTGAACTCTATACAGACGGTAATTCCACATTTGACGCCATATTCTCAGACATTGATCAAGCAACGGATTACATACTGATCCAATTCTTCATTGTCCATGACGATATACTGGGCAATCGTCTGAAAGATCTCCTTATCCGCAAGGCTCAGAACGGCGTCCGCATCTATTTCCTATATGACGAAATTGGCTGCCGCTCCACCCCCACTGCATACTGGAACAGCATGTGCGATGCCAATATCGAAGCTCGCCCCTTCCACACAACCAAGGGACGACACAACCGATTCCAACTCAACTTCAGAAACCACAGAAAAATCGTGATAGTGGACGGACGAATAGCCTATGTCGGAGGGCACAATGTCGGGGATGAATATCTCGGCAGATCCGCCATGTTCACCGGATGGCGGGATACACATGTCAGCATTGTCGGCCCTGGAGTACTCGGGGTTCAAGTATCTTTTGCCAAGGATTGGTACTGGGCGACACACCAACTCCTTGACCTTGATCTCTCCATGCCAGAAGCAAAGGGAACAGCCGAGGTCCTGGCTCTGGGCACCGGCCCTGAAGACGCACTGGAATCATGTTCCCTCATGTTCATCAGGGCTATTGAAGCCGCACAACACCGATTCTGGACAGCCAGTCCATATTTCGTACCAGATAGTGCGGTCATGAAAGCACTGCAATTGGCAGCCTTGCGCGGTGTGGATGTCCGCCTCATGTTACCCGAAAAGGCAGACCACAAACTCGTTTATCTGGCTGGATTCGCCTGTCTTAAGGAACTTGATCTGCCGGGTATCCGCGTCTTCCGCTACACCGAAGGATTTCTCCACCAAAAGGTCTTTCTCGTGGATGACATTTTGGCCGGAGTCGGCACAGCAAATCTTGATAACCGTTCGTTCAGACTCAATTTCGAGATCACCATGCTCGTCGAAGACGACATATTCTGCAAAAGAATCGAAACAATGTTCCTTGACGATTTCACCCGATGTGTCGAAACAGGCCCTCGTGAAATCGATTCTATGAACGTCATCAAGAAGACACTTGTCAAATTTGCTCGCCTGCTTTCTCCAGTGCTCTAA
- a CDS encoding carbonic anhydrase, whose protein sequence is MNTMRKSTRVTLVSCFIVITTMVVAVGKVTASSGESKPTPDEVIDMLKKGNSRFAAGQSIHEHTDLARLKQAGSENQGDHAYATVLACSDSRVPVERLFDAGVMDLFVVRVAGNVVQTDEAGSIEYGLAHVNTPVLVVLGHSQCGAVAAVTSELQGNGHELERNIVPLVAPIIPAVKRAMHDHADAPGMAVVPYAIEENVWQSIEDLFMVSPATREIIKAGRAKVVGAVYDVGTGEVMWLPEARVSFILDSVEQNPARAMNGMVVPKYE, encoded by the coding sequence ATGAATACTATGAGAAAATCAACGCGTGTCACGTTAGTCTCTTGTTTTATTGTCATAACCACCATGGTGGTCGCTGTGGGTAAAGTGACTGCGTCGTCTGGCGAATCCAAACCGACTCCAGATGAAGTTATTGACATGCTTAAAAAGGGCAATTCGCGGTTTGCTGCGGGGCAGTCCATTCATGAACATACAGATCTTGCACGTTTGAAACAGGCCGGAAGTGAGAATCAGGGCGATCATGCCTATGCAACGGTTCTTGCCTGCTCTGACTCCAGAGTGCCTGTGGAACGTCTCTTCGATGCAGGCGTCATGGATCTTTTTGTTGTTCGTGTGGCGGGAAATGTTGTTCAGACTGATGAGGCCGGTTCAATTGAATATGGGTTGGCTCATGTCAATACTCCTGTTCTGGTGGTGCTCGGTCACAGCCAGTGCGGCGCGGTTGCCGCCGTCACAAGTGAGTTGCAGGGGAACGGTCATGAACTTGAACGGAATATTGTTCCGTTAGTTGCTCCCATAATTCCGGCGGTGAAGCGTGCCATGCATGATCATGCAGATGCTCCAGGTATGGCAGTCGTTCCCTATGCTATTGAAGAGAACGTCTGGCAGAGCATCGAAGATCTCTTCATGGTGAGTCCGGCTACTCGTGAGATTATTAAGGCAGGGCGTGCCAAGGTTGTTGGTGCTGTTTATGACGTTGGGACAGGTGAGGTCATGTGGCTACCGGAAGCCAGGGTGTCGTTCATCTTGGACAGCGTTGAACAGAATCCAGCCCGAGCCATGAATGGAATGGTAGTTCCGAAGTATGAATAG
- the dapB gene encoding 4-hydroxy-tetrahydrodipicolinate reductase, which produces MATNVVILGAKGRMGNMLVNMALADKELNLVGACEREGHAGGMNYDGCLTSDCLEDLLPQVPGAVIVDFTAPESSVTMAKIAAKHGNPAVIGTTGLNKDQVAELETLAKKNLLFWAPNMSVGVNMLLKVLPDLVKALGENYDMEMVETHHKMKKDSPSGTALKLVQCMAEARGWEYDDVKKHCRDGIIGERPHKEIGVQTLRGGDVVGDHTMYFFGPGERIEITHRAHSRETFASGALRAAKWLSWQKPGKLYSMADIF; this is translated from the coding sequence ATGGCTACCAATGTCGTCATACTGGGGGCGAAGGGACGTATGGGCAACATGTTGGTTAACATGGCGTTGGCAGACAAGGAACTGAATCTCGTTGGCGCCTGTGAACGGGAAGGGCATGCAGGTGGCATGAATTATGACGGCTGTCTGACCTCTGATTGTCTGGAAGATCTGCTGCCTCAAGTTCCTGGTGCCGTTATCGTGGATTTCACGGCCCCGGAATCATCGGTTACCATGGCGAAAATTGCTGCCAAGCACGGGAATCCTGCTGTCATTGGGACAACTGGTCTGAATAAGGATCAGGTGGCTGAACTCGAAACGCTTGCCAAGAAAAACTTGCTTTTCTGGGCTCCAAATATGTCTGTGGGCGTAAATATGCTGCTCAAGGTTCTGCCTGATCTCGTCAAGGCCTTGGGCGAGAATTATGACATGGAGATGGTCGAGACGCATCACAAGATGAAAAAGGATTCTCCCAGCGGAACCGCTCTCAAGCTGGTTCAGTGTATGGCCGAGGCCCGTGGCTGGGAATATGACGATGTCAAAAAGCATTGCCGCGACGGGATTATCGGCGAGCGTCCTCACAAGGAAATCGGCGTGCAGACACTGCGCGGCGGGGATGTGGTCGGTGACCATACCATGTATTTCTTCGGCCCGGGCGAGCGCATTGAGATTACGCACCGTGCCCATTCGCGTGAAACGTTTGCCTCTGGCGCATTGCGTGCCGCCAAATGGTTGTCCTGGCAGAAACCCGGGAAGCTCTATTCCATGGCAGATATTTTTTAG
- the ligA gene encoding NAD-dependent DNA ligase LigA — translation MVSKNVIERVALLREKIEWHNHLYYVQDAPEISDAEYDELFRELAGLEAEHPELDDPNSPTKRVGGKPADGFTPYEHAMRMYSLDNGMDLDAWYSFTERVAKSVGKEDVQYWADPKMDGLAMEVIYEDGRFVRAATRGDGLTGEDVTHNMRTVMNLPLILRGGSVPDLLEVRGEVVMSNADFADLNRRQAESGDKVFANPRNAAAGTIRQLDPKVAASRPLRFLGYGIGRVQWAAGSDEWVTQHAVMEGLKELGFAVPPEAKLCESSREVAAYFEELMVQREGLPFEIDGVVAKVNDREIQAALGFTSRAPRWALALKFPAYQTKTRLNGIRIQVGRTGVLTPVAELEPVELAGVVVSNATLHNKGYIEERDFRIGDTVLIQRAGDVIPQVLSVDLEERTDAVEKYTFPMQCPVCESEAVEDGEAVRCTNPVCPAKTMQRIIHFVSKAGLDMEGVGKKWVQKLAEEGVLTSPADLFKLKKTDLLKYERMGDKSAENFMAAIAKAKNEAPLWRFIAGLGIRHVGEQTAKTLAANFEELDAIGRVTREELQDLDDVGPIVAESLFDFFRSEENTAMLNQFKELGFWPTGGAQSNGSADLPLTGKVFIFTGTLPVKRDEAQAMAEALGGSISKTISKKVDYVVAGEKAGSKVVKAEKLGLEIIDFETFKGLLGQKKEKKQMTLLDF, via the coding sequence ATGGTCTCAAAAAACGTCATTGAACGCGTTGCTTTGTTGCGTGAAAAAATCGAGTGGCATAATCATCTGTACTATGTGCAGGATGCGCCTGAAATAAGTGACGCCGAGTACGATGAGTTGTTTCGTGAGCTGGCTGGTCTGGAAGCGGAACACCCGGAGCTCGATGACCCTAACTCCCCGACAAAGAGGGTGGGCGGCAAGCCTGCCGATGGATTTACCCCCTATGAACACGCCATGCGTATGTACAGCCTGGATAACGGCATGGACCTTGATGCGTGGTATAGTTTTACCGAGCGTGTTGCCAAGAGCGTGGGGAAGGAAGATGTTCAGTACTGGGCCGACCCCAAGATGGATGGCCTCGCTATGGAAGTCATTTATGAGGATGGTCGGTTTGTTCGTGCCGCCACTCGTGGTGATGGCCTGACAGGCGAAGATGTGACGCATAATATGCGTACGGTCATGAATCTGCCGCTCATTTTGCGAGGGGGGAGTGTGCCGGACTTGCTCGAGGTGCGGGGTGAGGTCGTCATGTCCAATGCGGATTTTGCCGATTTGAATCGTCGACAGGCCGAATCCGGGGATAAAGTTTTTGCCAATCCTCGCAATGCAGCAGCAGGAACCATACGTCAACTCGATCCCAAGGTTGCTGCGTCCCGGCCGCTTCGATTTTTGGGTTATGGTATCGGCCGTGTTCAGTGGGCTGCCGGTTCTGATGAATGGGTGACGCAGCATGCTGTCATGGAAGGGCTCAAGGAATTGGGGTTTGCCGTTCCACCAGAAGCAAAACTGTGTGAATCCAGCCGTGAGGTTGCTGCATATTTTGAAGAGCTCATGGTTCAGCGTGAGGGGCTGCCATTTGAAATCGACGGCGTAGTAGCCAAAGTCAACGATCGGGAAATACAGGCTGCGCTTGGGTTTACTTCTCGTGCGCCCCGGTGGGCATTGGCCCTGAAATTCCCGGCGTATCAGACCAAGACCAGACTCAACGGCATTCGTATACAGGTAGGGCGGACCGGAGTCCTGACTCCTGTGGCGGAGTTGGAGCCGGTGGAACTGGCTGGTGTGGTCGTGTCCAATGCCACGTTGCACAATAAGGGGTATATCGAAGAGCGTGATTTCCGTATTGGGGATACGGTGCTCATTCAGCGGGCGGGTGATGTCATTCCGCAGGTTTTGTCCGTTGATCTTGAAGAGCGGACTGATGCGGTTGAAAAGTATACATTTCCCATGCAGTGCCCTGTTTGCGAAAGCGAAGCGGTGGAAGATGGTGAGGCGGTGCGGTGCACTAATCCGGTATGTCCCGCTAAAACTATGCAGCGCATCATTCATTTCGTATCCAAGGCGGGGCTGGATATGGAAGGTGTCGGGAAAAAGTGGGTCCAGAAGCTGGCAGAAGAAGGCGTGCTGACTTCTCCGGCAGATTTATTCAAGTTGAAGAAGACCGATCTGCTCAAATATGAACGCATGGGTGACAAGTCTGCCGAGAATTTTATGGCAGCCATTGCCAAGGCCAAGAATGAGGCGCCGTTATGGCGGTTCATTGCAGGACTTGGCATCCGTCATGTAGGCGAACAGACAGCAAAGACCCTGGCTGCGAATTTCGAGGAACTGGACGCCATTGGCAGAGTGACTCGTGAAGAATTACAGGACCTGGACGATGTCGGTCCCATCGTGGCCGAGAGTCTGTTCGATTTTTTCAGAAGCGAAGAAAATACGGCTATGCTTAACCAGTTCAAGGAATTGGGCTTTTGGCCGACAGGCGGCGCTCAGAGCAATGGCTCAGCCGACTTGCCGTTGACCGGAAAGGTCTTCATCTTTACCGGAACATTGCCGGTGAAGCGGGATGAAGCACAGGCCATGGCGGAAGCCTTGGGCGGTTCGATATCAAAGACCATTTCCAAGAAAGTGGACTATGTCGTGGCTGGCGAAAAAGCCGGGTCAAAGGTTGTCAAGGCGGAGAAACTCGGTCTTGAAATTATTGACTTCGAGACTTTCAAGGGATTACTCGGTCAGAAGAAAGAAAAGAAGCAAATGACGCTGCTGGATTTTTAA
- a CDS encoding potassium channel protein produces the protein MIERVHRRMLRLRSRLGSFWSILLGVVYLFLIFVVGICFYMTYEHWDFVSSFYMMVITLSTVGFMEVNQLSEEGRMFTAFLIMAGVGGFVYIAGAFAQVLIDGRLQILWGKHKMMKEISKLRNHFIVCGHGRIGSIVVQEIAAEGYDIVVIEQSPELIDKMEQDGILCIEGDATSDEVLLSAGLLHAKSLISALSSEAANVYVTLTGRQLNPGINIVARAGDKTHISRLELAGANRVVLPHFIGGLRMAQNVLRPTVTNFMELAVRGGIDLQMEELLVSPDSELVNLDLIDSKIRPRFNLIIIAIKKGSGDMVFNPGPKEVIDADDTLLAVGTKSNLEKIKEIL, from the coding sequence ATGATTGAGAGAGTCCATCGACGAATGCTTCGCCTGAGATCGCGGCTAGGCTCCTTTTGGAGTATTCTGCTCGGCGTGGTGTATCTCTTCCTGATTTTCGTGGTGGGAATCTGTTTTTATATGACCTACGAGCATTGGGACTTTGTCAGTTCCTTTTACATGATGGTCATTACACTTTCCACTGTGGGGTTCATGGAGGTCAATCAACTCTCGGAAGAGGGCCGGATGTTTACGGCCTTCCTGATCATGGCCGGTGTCGGTGGTTTTGTTTATATCGCCGGTGCCTTCGCTCAAGTCCTGATCGATGGTCGTTTGCAAATTCTGTGGGGTAAGCACAAGATGATGAAAGAAATAAGCAAATTGAGAAATCACTTTATCGTATGTGGTCATGGCCGCATTGGCAGCATCGTGGTTCAGGAAATTGCGGCTGAAGGGTACGACATAGTGGTTATCGAGCAAAGCCCGGAACTCATCGATAAGATGGAGCAGGACGGCATTCTGTGTATCGAAGGAGATGCCACGAGCGACGAGGTACTTTTGAGTGCTGGATTGCTGCATGCAAAATCCCTCATTTCCGCACTGTCCAGTGAAGCTGCTAACGTCTATGTCACCTTGACTGGGCGCCAACTGAATCCGGGTATTAATATTGTGGCGCGAGCCGGAGACAAAACGCACATTTCGCGTTTGGAATTGGCCGGAGCAAACAGAGTGGTGCTTCCTCATTTCATTGGGGGGCTGCGCATGGCGCAGAACGTTTTGCGCCCTACAGTGACAAACTTTATGGAGTTGGCTGTCCGAGGCGGCATTGACCTTCAGATGGAGGAGCTTTTGGTTTCTCCAGATTCGGAATTGGTGAATCTGGATCTTATCGATTCCAAAATTCGTCCCCGATTCAATCTGATTATCATTGCCATCAAAAAGGGTTCCGGTGACATGGTTTTCAATCCCGGCCCCAAGGAAGTGATTGATGCCGACGATACTCTTTTGGCTGTCGGCACGAAGTCGAATCTCGAAAAAATTAAAGAAATCTTATAA
- the uvrB gene encoding excinuclease ABC subunit UvrB, whose translation MPDFKLVSEYTLKGDQPEAVAELVNGLQSGVRDQVLLGATGTGKTFTMANVVATLNRPALILAPNKTLAAQLYTEFRGLFPDNAVEYFVSYYDYYQPEAYLPHSDVYIEKDSSINDNIDKLRHAATHALLTRKDVLIVASVSCIYGLGSPDFYAKMVIPVEEGQIMSMESLLGRLVEIHYERNDYDFHRGTFRVRGDVVEIIPAYSREKALRIEFFGDEIDSISETDPLTGEVKDRLRKTVIYPGSHFVSDRDNLDRATHDIREELRIRLTDLKQHNKLVEAQRLEQRTMYDLETIEELGYCNGIENYSLHLDGRYVGQPPATLLDYFPEDFILFVDESHIALPQVGGMFKGDRSRKTTLVDFGFRLPSALDNRPLNYEEFQERIKQAVYVSATPGALEIDLAQGVVVEQIIRPTGLVDPEIEVRKTHGQIDDLLSECKKRQSRNERVLVTTLTKRMAEDLNDYLNQMGVESKYLHSDIDTLERMAIIQALRAGEFSVLVGINLLREGLDIPEVSMVAILDADKEGFLRSARSLIQTFGRAARNVDGRVILYADRITDSMASAMDETDRRRQRQQEYNEVHGITPTTIRKKVENLFGELSGVTVGRTSVGMAAEDSAQYGADPKTLQKNIKRLEREMREAAKELEFERAAELRDRVAMLHERILELG comes from the coding sequence ATGCCTGATTTCAAACTTGTCAGTGAATATACACTCAAAGGCGACCAGCCCGAAGCCGTTGCCGAATTGGTCAACGGCCTGCAAAGTGGTGTGCGTGATCAGGTCTTGCTAGGTGCTACCGGCACAGGCAAGACCTTTACCATGGCTAACGTGGTAGCGACACTCAATCGTCCTGCCTTGATACTTGCTCCAAACAAGACCCTTGCCGCTCAGCTGTATACAGAATTCCGTGGCCTGTTCCCTGATAATGCCGTTGAATATTTTGTCAGTTATTACGATTATTACCAGCCGGAAGCATACCTGCCACACTCGGATGTATACATTGAGAAGGATTCATCTATCAATGACAACATCGATAAGCTGCGCCATGCAGCAACCCATGCTCTGTTGACGCGCAAAGACGTGCTCATCGTCGCTTCGGTATCCTGCATATATGGTCTTGGTTCTCCGGATTTTTATGCCAAGATGGTCATCCCCGTGGAAGAGGGACAGATCATGTCCATGGAGTCGCTTCTTGGTCGCCTGGTGGAGATTCATTACGAGCGCAATGATTACGACTTCCATCGGGGGACGTTTCGAGTGCGTGGCGATGTGGTGGAGATCATTCCTGCATATAGCCGGGAAAAGGCGCTGCGTATTGAATTTTTTGGTGATGAGATCGATTCCATCTCCGAGACCGATCCGTTGACCGGCGAGGTCAAGGATCGGCTCAGAAAGACTGTTATCTATCCGGGTAGCCACTTTGTCTCGGACCGGGACAATCTGGATCGTGCCACACACGATATTCGGGAAGAGCTTCGGATTCGTCTGACAGATCTCAAGCAACACAATAAGCTGGTCGAGGCTCAACGCCTTGAGCAGCGCACAATGTACGACCTCGAAACCATTGAGGAACTCGGATACTGTAACGGTATCGAAAACTATTCTCTCCACCTCGACGGGCGGTATGTCGGTCAACCTCCGGCGACCTTGCTCGACTATTTCCCTGAGGATTTCATTCTGTTCGTGGATGAATCGCATATTGCTTTGCCGCAGGTGGGCGGTATGTTTAAGGGTGATCGCTCGCGTAAGACCACGCTGGTTGATTTCGGGTTCAGGTTGCCTTCCGCATTGGACAACCGTCCGCTGAATTACGAAGAGTTTCAGGAGCGGATCAAGCAGGCCGTGTATGTTTCGGCTACGCCGGGAGCATTGGAGATTGACCTGGCGCAAGGTGTCGTGGTGGAGCAGATTATTCGGCCCACAGGCCTTGTCGATCCTGAGATCGAGGTCCGAAAAACACACGGACAGATTGACGACTTGCTGTCAGAGTGTAAGAAAAGACAATCAAGGAACGAGCGGGTTCTGGTGACCACGCTGACCAAGCGTATGGCCGAGGATTTGAACGATTATCTTAATCAGATGGGGGTTGAATCCAAGTACCTGCATTCTGACATTGATACTCTTGAACGTATGGCCATCATCCAGGCGCTTCGAGCCGGTGAGTTTTCTGTTCTTGTGGGTATTAATCTGCTCCGGGAAGGGTTGGATATCCCGGAAGTGTCCATGGTGGCGATTCTGGACGCAGACAAGGAAGGATTTTTGCGGTCGGCGCGTTCACTCATTCAGACGTTTGGGCGAGCTGCGAGAAATGTTGACGGCAGAGTTATTCTGTATGCTGACAGGATTACGGATTCCATGGCTTCGGCTATGGATGAAACCGACCGGAGACGACAGAGGCAGCAGGAATATAACGAAGTTCATGGCATAACGCCGACCACCATTCGCAAGAAGGTGGAGAATCTGTTTGGCGAATTGAGCGGCGTAACTGTAGGGCGGACCTCTGTGGGGATGGCTGCCGAGGATTCGGCCCAATATGGGGCGGACCCAAAAACCTTGCAGAAGAATATCAAGCGGCTGGAGCGTGAAATGCGCGAAGCTGCAAAAGAACTGGAATTCGAGCGGGCAGCGGAACTCAGGGATCGTGTTGCCATGCTCCATGAGAGAATCCTTGAGCTGGGGTAA